A window of Novosphingobium terrae contains these coding sequences:
- a CDS encoding TonB-dependent receptor, with translation MKNPGFSSAMALALAISNFGMAQVALADDTASDAENGADKSTIVVTASRQDLLGKASTASEGTVTRAEVELRPIYRASQLFEAVPGLVVTIHSGEGKAQQYLIRGYNLDHGTDFASFVDDMPVNRPTNAHGQGYSDLNFLIPQLVAGIDYTKGPYTAGIGDFGSVASAHTRLLDDMPAQMAVTIGTDGYQELFGGGTLHFSNGGKLLGAVDLGHYDGPWQPKQNFKKVNAALRYSQGTATDGFSLTGMYYKSGGGLITDQPERAIEEGVIGRYGTLDPTDHSLSERFSLSGHLEKGLGSGQLSVSAYAIHSTMTLWNNFTHYLLDPVNGDQEEQDERRTTIGGAASYKVKHDLGGISFETVVGLNARYDGAFVDRKHTLRRTTILPYCNAQDDDGNTTTFSAVNGNCTADHVRLLDLAPYVQETVRFTPWLRAVVGLREEYYHATDRSEIDGGSYAQHQWLAQPKANLIIGPFAKTEFYASWGKGFHSNDVRGVFGTVAAEGIQASGVATPLLSSTTGVELGLRSNLIPKLQLQLAVFQQDFGSELTYNPDTGQDEAGAPSRRQGLEVGGQYHPFKWLELNADLAFSKPRYHTSDLAAYGLDQPYIADAPNFIYSAGVLVNGLGPISGGLQWRRLGTHSLNDGEKYPQDGGYSEWNLDVSYALPAGLKFTASIFNLFNSKDAAADYYYTSRLQGEPAEGITGFQTHPLEPRSARFTLSKTF, from the coding sequence GTGAAGAATCCGGGATTTTCGAGCGCGATGGCTCTGGCCCTTGCCATATCCAATTTTGGCATGGCGCAGGTCGCTCTGGCCGATGATACGGCCAGCGATGCCGAGAACGGCGCAGACAAGTCCACCATCGTGGTGACGGCCTCGCGTCAGGACCTGCTGGGCAAGGCGTCGACCGCCAGCGAGGGCACGGTGACGCGCGCGGAAGTGGAACTGCGCCCGATCTATCGTGCCAGCCAATTGTTTGAAGCTGTGCCGGGCCTCGTCGTCACCATCCATTCGGGCGAGGGCAAGGCGCAGCAATATCTCATTCGCGGCTACAACCTCGATCACGGCACCGATTTCGCCAGCTTTGTCGATGACATGCCCGTCAACCGCCCGACCAACGCCCATGGGCAGGGCTATTCCGATCTCAACTTCCTGATCCCCCAACTGGTGGCGGGGATCGACTACACCAAGGGGCCCTACACCGCCGGGATTGGCGACTTTGGCTCGGTGGCCTCGGCGCATACGCGGCTGCTCGATGATATGCCCGCGCAGATGGCCGTCACCATCGGCACCGATGGCTATCAGGAGCTGTTCGGCGGCGGCACGCTGCATTTCAGCAATGGCGGCAAGCTGCTTGGGGCGGTCGATCTGGGTCATTACGATGGGCCGTGGCAACCCAAGCAGAACTTCAAGAAGGTCAACGCCGCGCTGCGCTACTCGCAAGGGACGGCGACGGATGGCTTCAGCCTGACCGGCATGTATTACAAAAGCGGCGGCGGCCTCATCACCGACCAGCCCGAGCGCGCCATCGAGGAGGGGGTGATCGGTCGCTATGGCACGCTCGATCCCACCGATCACAGCCTGTCGGAGCGTTTCAGCCTGTCGGGCCATCTTGAGAAGGGGCTGGGCAGCGGTCAGCTTTCGGTCAGCGCCTATGCCATCCATTCCACCATGACGCTGTGGAACAACTTCACCCATTATCTGCTCGATCCGGTCAATGGCGATCAGGAAGAGCAGGATGAGCGGCGCACCACCATCGGCGGTGCGGCCAGCTACAAGGTCAAACACGATCTGGGCGGGATCAGCTTCGAGACCGTAGTGGGGCTGAACGCTCGCTATGACGGCGCCTTTGTCGACCGCAAGCATACGCTGCGGCGCACCACCATTCTGCCTTACTGCAACGCTCAGGATGATGACGGCAACACCACCACCTTCAGCGCGGTGAATGGCAATTGCACCGCCGATCATGTGCGGCTGCTCGATCTGGCGCCCTATGTGCAGGAGACGGTGCGCTTCACCCCATGGCTGCGCGCGGTCGTCGGTCTGCGTGAGGAATATTACCACGCTACCGACCGCAGCGAGATCGACGGCGGCAGCTATGCCCAGCATCAATGGCTGGCCCAGCCCAAGGCCAATCTGATCATCGGGCCTTTCGCCAAAACCGAATTTTACGCCAGCTGGGGCAAGGGCTTCCACTCCAACGATGTGCGCGGCGTGTTCGGCACGGTCGCGGCCGAGGGCATTCAGGCGAGCGGCGTGGCCACCCCGCTGCTCTCATCAACGACCGGTGTCGAGCTGGGCCTGCGCAGCAATCTGATCCCGAAGCTGCAGCTGCAGCTGGCCGTCTTCCAGCAGGATTTCGGCTCCGAGCTGACCTACAATCCGGATACCGGTCAGGATGAGGCCGGCGCCCCCAGCCGCCGTCAGGGCCTCGAGGTCGGCGGGCAGTACCATCCCTTCAAATGGCTGGAACTGAACGCGGATCTCGCTTTCTCCAAGCCGCGCTATCACACCAGTGATCTGGCCGCCTACGGGCTGGACCAGCCCTATATCGCCGACGCGCCCAATTTCATCTATTCCGCAGGCGTGCTGGTGAACGGGTTGGGGCCGATTTCGGGCGGGTTGCAATGGCGTCGACTGGGCACCCATTCGCTCAATGATGGCGAGAAATATCCGCAGGATGGCGGTTACAGCGAGTGGAACCTCGATGTCTCCTACGCCTTGCCTGCCGGGCTAAAGTTCACCGCCAGCATCTTCAACCTGTTCAACAGCAAGGATGCGGCGGCAGATTATTACTACACCAGCCGCCTGCAGGGCGAGCCCGCCGAGGGCATCACCGGCTTCCAGACCCATCCGCTGGAACCACGCTCGGCACGCTTTACCCTCTCCAAAACCTTCTGA
- a CDS encoding alpha/beta hydrolase, translated as MTIHHHPLRDADKAAMQTMRAMIALQPPLPLSPQGRAIFDEIIAHTPHAEGIQYEAASVGSVPGWWCRPPGALAQGAMLYLHGGGYVIGSAQAYRAYVGQVARRAGLQAFVADYALAPERPYPAATTEAMAAYRGLVTQGHRHIVLAGDSAGGGLALSLLASLRDEADLPQPVGAVVFSPWTDLALTGTSMESRASADPLLSRQALQDAATLYLGEHSRCLPLVSPLYGELGGLPPVLIHVGEDEVLLDDSLRYAARLQAAGGSVAAHVWAGMPHVFSANSGVLQAAEEALESIHGFVAGVMPWLPA; from the coding sequence ATGACCATCCACCATCACCCCCTCCGCGACGCCGACAAGGCCGCGATGCAGACCATGCGCGCCATGATCGCGCTTCAGCCTCCCTTGCCGCTCAGCCCACAGGGCCGCGCCATCTTCGATGAGATCATCGCCCATACGCCGCATGCCGAGGGCATTCAGTATGAGGCCGCCAGCGTGGGCAGCGTGCCGGGCTGGTGGTGCAGGCCGCCCGGCGCTTTGGCTCAGGGGGCGATGCTCTATCTCCATGGCGGGGGCTATGTGATCGGTTCGGCGCAGGCCTATCGGGCCTATGTCGGGCAGGTTGCACGGCGCGCGGGGCTGCAGGCTTTCGTGGCTGACTATGCGCTGGCCCCGGAGCGCCCCTATCCCGCGGCGACCACGGAGGCGATGGCAGCCTATCGCGGTCTGGTCACGCAAGGGCATCGGCACATCGTTCTGGCCGGGGATTCCGCGGGTGGCGGCCTGGCTCTGTCGCTGCTGGCCAGCCTGCGCGATGAAGCGGATCTGCCTCAGCCTGTGGGCGCCGTCGTGTTCTCTCCCTGGACCGATCTGGCGCTGACCGGCACCAGCATGGAGAGCCGCGCCTCGGCTGATCCGCTGCTGTCCCGGCAGGCTTTGCAGGATGCCGCCACGCTTTATCTGGGCGAGCACAGCCGCTGCCTGCCGCTGGTCTCCCCGCTCTATGGCGAGCTGGGTGGATTGCCGCCGGTGCTGATCCATGTCGGCGAGGATGAAGTGCTGCTCGACGACAGCCTGCGCTATGCCGCGCGACTTCAGGCGGCGGGCGGCAGCGTGGCGGCGCATGTCTGGGCCGGGATGCCGCATGTGTTTTCGGCCAATTCTGGCGTGTTGCAGGCCGCCGAAGAAGCTTTGGAGAGCATCCATGGCTTTGTTGCAGGGGTGATGCCTTGGCTGCCAGCCTGA
- a CDS encoding LLM class flavin-dependent oxidoreductase, protein MSTPCEVSWFSALCDDDYEFLGVPDARLQSSWEHCRDIALQAESGGFDSILLPSGYNLGIDTTAFAAGIAPLLRRMALLMAVRIGESWPPQLARQIATIDRMLGGRLKVNIISSEMPGEVLGSRERYARTAEAMSILRSLLNGQPLDHEGEFWKLKLDPPRISTVSGKAPLFYFGGLSPDARETAAKGCDVYLMWPGKREEIAATIADMKERAARHGRSLRFGYRVHVVVRDTEEEARAAADRLLSRLDLAQGAAIRARSLDSQSAGVQAQTALREQAVDGYAEENLWTGIGQARSGCGAALVGNPDQILAKLTMYREMGIDAFILSGYPHAAEADLFARHVLPRLDHAPL, encoded by the coding sequence ATGAGCACCCCTTGCGAAGTCAGCTGGTTTTCGGCCCTGTGCGACGACGATTACGAATTCCTCGGGGTGCCCGATGCGCGTCTGCAATCAAGCTGGGAGCATTGCCGCGATATCGCCCTTCAGGCGGAAAGCGGCGGGTTCGACAGCATCCTGCTGCCCTCCGGCTACAATCTGGGGATCGACACCACGGCTTTCGCGGCGGGAATCGCCCCGCTGCTGCGCCGCATGGCCCTGCTGATGGCGGTGCGCATCGGCGAAAGCTGGCCGCCGCAACTGGCCCGCCAGATCGCCACCATCGACCGGATGCTGGGTGGGCGCCTGAAGGTTAACATCATCTCCTCCGAAATGCCGGGCGAGGTGCTGGGCTCGCGCGAACGTTACGCCCGCACTGCCGAGGCCATGTCCATCCTGCGCAGCCTGCTGAACGGGCAGCCGCTCGACCATGAGGGTGAATTCTGGAAGCTGAAGCTCGATCCGCCGCGGATCAGCACGGTTTCGGGCAAGGCGCCGCTGTTCTATTTCGGCGGCCTGTCGCCCGATGCGCGTGAAACCGCCGCCAAGGGTTGCGATGTCTATCTGATGTGGCCCGGCAAGCGCGAGGAAATCGCCGCCACCATCGCCGATATGAAGGAGCGGGCCGCCCGCCATGGCCGCAGCCTGCGCTTCGGCTATCGCGTCCATGTCGTGGTGCGCGACACCGAGGAAGAGGCGCGCGCCGCCGCCGACCGACTGCTCTCCAGGCTCGATCTGGCGCAGGGGGCGGCCATTCGCGCGCGCTCGCTGGATTCGCAATCGGCGGGGGTGCAGGCGCAGACTGCGCTGCGTGAGCAGGCCGTCGATGGCTATGCCGAGGAGAATCTCTGGACGGGCATCGGGCAGGCCCGTTCAGGCTGCGGCGCGGCGCTGGTGGGCAACCCGGACCAGATTCTGGCCAAGCTCACCATGTATCGCGAGATGGGCATCGATGCCTTTATCCTCTCGGGCTATCCCCATGCGGCGGAGGCAGATCTGTTCGCCCGGCATGTGCTGCCAAGGCTCGATCACGCGCCGCTGTAG
- a CDS encoding LysR family transcriptional regulator, protein MTRDIRQLDLNLLKALDALLTERHVTRAAARLNLTQPAVSGMLARLRDAFDDSLFLRSQRGIVPTPRALQLAEPLRRMLAEAEALLTPPAFDPASARLTLSLAATDYALQVVVVPFLERLRQQAPGIRVAVLTEGSATLGHFEQGDLDLALMAPPSVPPGLHERPLFDETYVVAMREGHPDAGEGALSLDRFCALDHALVSLAGGGFRGVTDAALAAIGRERQVMLSVTSFLVLAQVLHGSDLIAVVPRRLVQGVAGLTMREPPLAIPGFSKVMVWHERTQRDPAHRWLRDLLAG, encoded by the coding sequence ATGACCCGTGATATCAGGCAGCTCGACCTCAACCTGCTCAAGGCGCTCGATGCGCTGCTGACCGAGCGCCATGTCACCCGCGCGGCGGCACGGCTGAACCTGACGCAGCCCGCGGTCAGCGGCATGCTGGCCCGGCTGCGCGATGCTTTCGACGATTCGTTGTTCCTGCGCAGCCAGCGCGGCATCGTGCCCACGCCCCGCGCGCTGCAACTGGCCGAGCCCCTGCGCCGCATGCTGGCCGAGGCCGAGGCGCTGCTGACCCCGCCAGCGTTCGACCCGGCCTCGGCCCGCCTGACGCTGTCTCTGGCCGCCACCGATTATGCCCTGCAGGTGGTGGTGGTGCCCTTTCTGGAACGGCTGCGCCAACAGGCCCCCGGCATCCGCGTGGCGGTGCTGACCGAAGGCAGCGCGACTCTGGGGCATTTCGAACAAGGCGATCTCGATCTGGCGCTGATGGCGCCGCCCTCGGTGCCGCCGGGCCTGCATGAGCGGCCGCTGTTCGATGAAACCTATGTGGTGGCCATGCGGGAAGGGCATCCTGATGCGGGTGAGGGGGCGCTGTCGCTGGATCGCTTCTGCGCGCTCGATCATGCGCTGGTGTCGCTGGCGGGCGGCGGCTTTCGGGGAGTGACCGATGCGGCGCTGGCGGCAATCGGGCGGGAGCGGCAGGTGATGCTTTCGGTCACCAGCTTTCTGGTGCTGGCGCAGGTGCTGCATGGCAGCGATCTGATCGCCGTGGTGCCGCGCCGTCTGGTGCAGGGCGTGGCCGGGTTGACGATGCGTGAGCCACCGCTCGCCATTCCGGGCTTCTCCAAGGTGATGGTCTGGCACGAGCGCACGCAGCGCGATCCGGCCCATCGCTGGCTGCGCGACCTGCTGGCGGGCTGA
- a CDS encoding AraC family transcriptional regulator — protein MSDPLASDPLAHVVSLLAPSAGWSKLVTGAGAWRVHRSEDGRPFYCAVLDGACRLSLAGQEELVLEQGDFVLVPAAADFSTSSLVPPPRDAPLLHAEIGPGLFWLGARDAQPNVRMLVGHCSFGSDDTALLVSLLPRVVHIRGEARLTRIVELLNEETHAGRPARDVILSHLLQVLLIEALRATTGPAAPPGLLRGLADERLCAALRCMHGDPIRAWSIKDLAKEAGLSRSTFFDRFRAEVGVAPIEYLTGWRMALARDLLRQTGLGQTAPRLARIAQQVGYGSASAFSVAFTRHFGLSPFAYAGQAREEA, from the coding sequence ATGTCCGATCCGCTTGCTTCTGATCCTCTGGCGCATGTCGTCAGCCTGCTGGCACCCAGCGCGGGCTGGTCCAAGCTGGTGACGGGGGCGGGAGCATGGCGCGTCCACCGCTCCGAGGATGGGCGGCCCTTCTATTGCGCGGTGCTGGATGGGGCCTGCCGCCTCTCGCTGGCCGGGCAGGAGGAACTGGTGCTGGAGCAGGGCGATTTCGTGCTGGTGCCCGCCGCCGCCGATTTCTCCACCTCAAGCCTTGTGCCGCCACCACGCGATGCGCCCCTGCTCCATGCCGAGATCGGCCCCGGCCTGTTCTGGCTGGGCGCCCGCGATGCGCAGCCCAATGTCCGCATGCTGGTGGGCCATTGCAGCTTCGGCTCGGACGACACCGCTTTGCTAGTCTCGCTGCTGCCGCGCGTGGTGCATATCAGGGGCGAGGCGCGGCTGACGCGGATCGTCGAACTGCTCAATGAGGAAACCCATGCAGGGCGCCCGGCGCGCGATGTGATCCTCTCGCATTTGCTGCAGGTGCTGTTGATCGAGGCGCTGCGCGCCACCACCGGCCCCGCCGCCCCGCCGGGCCTGCTGCGCGGTCTGGCCGATGAGCGGCTTTGCGCTGCCCTGCGTTGCATGCATGGCGATCCGATCCGGGCATGGTCCATCAAGGATCTGGCGAAAGAGGCAGGCCTGTCCCGCTCGACCTTCTTCGACCGGTTCCGCGCCGAGGTGGGCGTGGCGCCGATCGAATATCTCACCGGCTGGCGCATGGCGCTGGCCCGTGATCTGCTGCGCCAGACCGGATTGGGCCAAACCGCTCCGAGACTGGCGCGGATCGCCCAGCAGGTAGGCTATGGCTCGGCCAGCGCTTTCAGCGTGGCCTTTACCCGGCATTTCGGGCTCTCACCCTTTGCCTATGCCGGGCAGGCCCGGGAGGAGGCTTAA
- a CDS encoding LysR family transcriptional regulator encodes MKPQLDFDALRSFDMIALHGGLGPASRATGRPKPTLSRHLAELEQALGVRLVERGERRLRLTEEGRRLHEQTHGLLVDLTDAAQAVASGAEVPRGVLRISAPVVLAHVALMPVVKRFCDLYPEVRLEVIAEDRHVDPVEEGYDLVLRIDPAPQERLVGRRIAYDRRLIVAAPALPQPSAGPEAEMPAVMLASANPASTWRLKPVHGGALTIRPQARLRLSSLLMVRDAVIQGMGCALLPGLLVQPDLDAGRLACWGEVDQAPVEIWALHPSRRLTSAKLRAFLAVLAEIGTQQG; translated from the coding sequence ATGAAACCTCAACTCGATTTCGACGCGCTGCGCAGCTTTGACATGATCGCCCTGCATGGCGGTCTGGGCCCGGCCTCGCGGGCGACGGGGCGGCCCAAGCCCACCTTGTCGCGCCATCTGGCCGAACTGGAACAGGCACTGGGCGTGCGCCTTGTGGAGCGCGGCGAACGCAGGCTGCGCCTGACCGAGGAAGGTCGCCGCCTGCATGAGCAGACCCATGGGCTGCTGGTGGATCTGACCGATGCCGCTCAGGCCGTCGCCAGCGGCGCGGAGGTGCCGCGCGGCGTGTTGCGGATCAGCGCCCCGGTGGTGCTGGCGCATGTCGCGCTGATGCCGGTGGTGAAGCGCTTCTGCGATCTCTACCCCGAGGTCAGGCTGGAGGTGATCGCCGAGGATCGCCATGTCGATCCGGTCGAGGAGGGTTACGATCTGGTGCTGCGCATCGATCCGGCGCCGCAGGAGCGGCTGGTCGGGCGGCGGATCGCTTATGACCGGCGGCTGATCGTGGCCGCGCCCGCGCTGCCGCAGCCATCAGCGGGCCCAGAGGCAGAGATGCCTGCGGTGATGCTGGCCAGCGCCAATCCGGCCAGCACATGGCGGTTGAAGCCGGTCCACGGCGGGGCGCTGACGATCAGGCCGCAGGCCCGGCTCAGGCTGTCCTCGCTGCTGATGGTGCGCGATGCGGTCATTCAGGGCATGGGCTGTGCGCTGCTGCCGGGGTTGCTGGTGCAGCCCGATCTCGATGCCGGGCGCCTTGCCTGCTGGGGCGAGGTCGATCAGGCGCCGGTCGAAATCTGGGCGCTTCACCCCTCGCGCCGGCTGACCAGCGCGAAATTGCGCGCCTTTCTGGCCGTGCTGGCCGAGATCGGCACACAGCAAGGCTGA
- the mgtE gene encoding magnesium transporter has protein sequence MMTLIAGVSAGVRPAKRGLYLADVVEMLQALPLAEAARRLAQMPDVRAVGALDRPEFTAAPKVIALLPLPRAVQFVSQMAEDRAADVLAEMEPRAAAPILAALAPEVRHSLHNLLAWPEDSAGGMMTTEYVAVRVDATVAQVLQHIRMVERSRETIYSVFLIDTSGCLVATVSLRRLIAAEPESPALDLARGRGPVTVSPEIDREVVADLIRRHDLLALPVVDADGRPLGIVTVDDVLDALVAEHTEDAQKFGGVEALDRPYLDTGFLAMIRKRAGWLSVLFLSEMLTASAMQHFETELERAVVLTLFIPLIMSSGGNSGSQATSLIIRALALGQLRVRDWWRVALRELPAGLTLGAILGLLGIARIATWQMLGFYDYGPHWVLIAATVAAGLVGIVTFGSLAGSMLPFVLQRFRFDPASASAPFVATLVDVTGLVIYFSIALAMLSGTLL, from the coding sequence ATGATGACTCTGATTGCCGGCGTTTCCGCCGGTGTCCGGCCCGCAAAGCGCGGGCTCTATCTTGCCGATGTGGTGGAGATGCTGCAGGCGCTGCCGCTGGCGGAAGCCGCGCGCAGGCTGGCGCAGATGCCCGATGTGCGCGCCGTGGGTGCGCTGGATCGGCCTGAATTCACCGCGGCGCCCAAGGTGATCGCTCTGCTGCCGCTGCCGCGCGCGGTGCAGTTCGTTTCGCAAATGGCCGAGGATCGCGCCGCTGACGTGCTGGCCGAGATGGAGCCGCGCGCCGCCGCGCCGATCCTGGCTGCCCTCGCGCCCGAGGTGCGGCATTCGCTGCACAATCTGCTGGCCTGGCCGGAAGACAGCGCGGGCGGCATGATGACCACCGAATATGTCGCGGTGCGTGTCGATGCCACGGTCGCGCAGGTGCTGCAGCATATCCGCATGGTGGAGCGCAGCCGCGAAACCATCTATTCGGTCTTTCTGATCGATACGTCGGGCTGTCTGGTGGCGACGGTCTCTTTGCGCCGCCTGATCGCGGCGGAACCGGAGTCGCCCGCGCTGGATCTGGCGCGGGGCCGGGGGCCGGTGACGGTTTCGCCCGAAATCGACCGCGAGGTGGTGGCCGATCTGATCCGCCGCCATGACCTGTTGGCGCTGCCGGTGGTGGATGCCGATGGCCGCCCGCTGGGCATCGTCACGGTGGACGATGTGCTCGATGCGCTGGTGGCCGAACATACGGAAGACGCGCAGAAATTCGGCGGCGTGGAAGCGCTGGACCGCCCCTATCTCGACACCGGCTTTCTGGCGATGATCCGCAAGCGGGCGGGCTGGCTCAGCGTGCTGTTCCTCTCCGAAATGCTGACCGCCAGCGCGATGCAGCATTTCGAGACCGAGCTGGAGCGGGCCGTTGTCCTCACCCTGTTTATCCCGCTGATCATGAGTTCGGGGGGCAACAGCGGCAGTCAGGCCACCTCGCTGATCATTCGCGCGCTGGCGCTGGGCCAGCTGCGGGTGAGGGACTGGTGGCGCGTGGCCCTGCGCGAATTGCCTGCCGGGCTGACGCTGGGCGCCATCCTTGGCCTGCTGGGCATCGCGCGCATCGCGACATGGCAGATGCTGGGCTTCTATGATTACGGCCCGCATTGGGTGCTGATCGCCGCGACGGTGGCGGCGGGGCTGGTGGGCATCGTCACCTTCGGTTCGCTAGCGGGATCAATGCTGCCTTTCGTGCTTCAGCGCTTCCGCTTCGATCCGGCCAGCGCCTCGGCGCCCTTTGTGGCGACGCTGGTGGATGTGACCGGGCTGGTGATCTATTTCTCGATCGCGCTGGCGATGCTGTCAGGGACGCTGCTTTAA
- a CDS encoding NmrA/HSCARG family protein, whose product MTILVTGATGTIGSQVLAHLAAEKVSVRALTRSPGKAAFPAGVEPVTGDLSDPGSILAALQGVSTLFLLVANVADELTQAMLAVDAAREAGVKGIVYLSVYRGEAYADVPHFAGKATVERMIAALDLPATILQPAYFMQNDLRQQQPLTGPGFYVMPVGGKGISMVDTGDIALAAARELLRRERAEAPLPAVTYPLVGPDALTGEALAALWSDVLGRSIHYAGDATETVEQMLKASGPGWLARDLVLMLRRYQSDGAVASAEELAATAAVLGRAPRSYRAFAEQAAAWWTAA is encoded by the coding sequence ATGACCATTCTGGTTACAGGCGCCACCGGCACCATCGGTTCGCAAGTCCTCGCCCATCTCGCCGCTGAAAAGGTTTCGGTGCGCGCCCTGACCCGTTCGCCCGGGAAAGCCGCTTTCCCCGCCGGGGTCGAGCCGGTCACCGGCGATCTCTCCGATCCCGGCAGCATTCTCGCCGCGCTTCAGGGCGTTTCGACGCTGTTCCTGCTGGTCGCCAATGTGGCCGATGAGCTGACCCAGGCGATGCTGGCCGTCGATGCCGCGCGTGAGGCCGGGGTGAAGGGCATCGTCTATCTCTCGGTCTATCGCGGCGAGGCCTATGCCGATGTGCCGCATTTCGCCGGCAAGGCCACGGTGGAGCGGATGATCGCCGCTCTGGATCTGCCCGCCACCATCCTGCAACCGGCCTATTTCATGCAGAATGATCTGCGCCAGCAACAGCCGCTGACCGGCCCGGGTTTCTATGTGATGCCGGTGGGCGGCAAGGGCATCTCGATGGTCGATACCGGCGATATCGCTCTGGCCGCCGCGCGCGAATTGCTGCGCCGTGAGCGCGCCGAAGCCCCGCTGCCCGCCGTGACCTATCCGCTGGTCGGCCCGGATGCGCTGACAGGCGAGGCCCTCGCCGCCCTGTGGAGCGATGTGCTGGGCCGCAGCATCCATTACGCGGGCGATGCCACAGAAACCGTGGAGCAGATGCTCAAGGCGAGTGGCCCCGGCTGGCTGGCGCGCGATCTGGTGCTGATGCTGCGCCGCTATCAATCTGATGGGGCGGTGGCCTCGGCGGAGGAACTGGCCGCAACCGCCGCCGTGCTGGGCCGCGCCCCGCGCAGCTATCGCGCCTTTGCCGAGCAGGCCGCCGCGTGGTGGACCGCCGCCTGA
- a CDS encoding SDR family oxidoreductase gives MNTVLITGCSSGFGLATAHLFLDRGWHVIATMRTPNKDLFPASDRLTILPLDVTDADSIARTIKDAGPIDVLVNNAGVGLLNAVEGTSIEKAREVFETNTLGTIAMVKAVLPQMRERGAGVIVNVTSTVTLRPLHLLSVYTASKAAVNAFTESLALELEPFGIRARIVLPGRAPDTAFGDNARARMGMDFPEHYKDVVARILEGWQTSTDPVTHASDVAEAVWHAATDPASPMRQPAGADAILWAQNA, from the coding sequence ATGAACACTGTTCTGATCACCGGTTGCTCATCGGGCTTTGGCCTTGCCACGGCTCACCTCTTCCTCGATCGCGGCTGGCATGTCATTGCCACGATGCGCACCCCCAACAAGGATCTGTTCCCCGCCTCCGACCGGCTGACCATCCTGCCGCTCGATGTGACCGATGCCGACAGCATCGCCCGGACCATCAAGGATGCCGGGCCCATCGATGTGCTGGTCAACAATGCGGGCGTGGGCCTGCTCAATGCGGTCGAGGGCACCTCGATCGAAAAGGCGCGTGAGGTTTTCGAGACCAACACGCTGGGCACCATCGCCATGGTCAAGGCCGTGCTGCCGCAGATGCGTGAGCGCGGGGCCGGTGTGATTGTCAATGTCACCTCGACGGTGACATTGCGTCCGCTGCATCTGCTCTCGGTCTATACGGCCAGCAAGGCGGCGGTGAATGCCTTTACCGAGAGCCTCGCGCTGGAACTGGAGCCCTTCGGCATCCGCGCCAGGATCGTGCTGCCGGGCCGCGCCCCCGATACGGCTTTCGGTGACAATGCCCGCGCCCGGATGGGCATGGATTTTCCCGAGCACTACAAGGATGTGGTCGCCCGGATTCTGGAGGGCTGGCAGACCTCGACCGACCCCGTCACCCATGCCTCCGACGTGGCCGAAGCCGTCTGGCATGCCGCCACCGATCCGGCGAGCCCGATGCGTCAGCCCGCCGGGGCCGATGCCATCCTTTGGGCGCAAAACGCCTGA